One stretch of Paenibacillus sp. AN1007 DNA includes these proteins:
- the xseB gene encoding exodeoxyribonuclease VII small subunit produces the protein MANEPELNFEEAMAALEDIVGQLEHGDVPLEQAIDLFQRGMKLSQLCGLKLEQVERKIEMIVEEDGELRKKPFGTAEEESGEIHE, from the coding sequence ATGGCGAATGAACCGGAACTGAATTTTGAAGAGGCAATGGCGGCATTGGAAGACATCGTAGGACAGCTTGAGCATGGAGATGTACCTCTGGAGCAGGCGATTGATTTGTTTCAGCGCGGCATGAAGCTCTCCCAGTTATGCGGCCTGAAGCTGGAACAAGTGGAACGCAAGATCGAGATGATCGTAGAAGAAGATGGAGAGCTTCGCAAGAAGCCTTTTGGCACGGCAGAGGAAGAGAGCGGTGAGATTCATGAGTAA